The following coding sequences lie in one Mycobacterium sp. DL440 genomic window:
- a CDS encoding acyl-CoA dehydrogenase family protein produces the protein MDLLPGAEQLEIVAAAGEFLAERMPVERIRADRYAETSVPEQLWREGAEMGLLTLGLDEEFGGSGRPFDDEVLLFVELGKRLAPGPFLACTLAARVAARCGDVELATQIGEGRALVALAVLRGDGEVRPIKGTFDVFEPAGASHALVVARSGAALIGIESLGELTPLVAADPGTRIATATVESAEPRYWLPADDEWIWGRAMVLTAAVLAGLAAAAGASATEHAKTREQFGKPIGVHQAIKHACVDMEIAAEAAQAQTFFAAIALADGRADALLQVLSAVTVAGSAAVDNAAAGIQVFGGMGYTFENDMHLYLKRAHVFRHLFAEPTEVLAELLVQDRAQ, from the coding sequence GTGGACCTGTTACCAGGAGCTGAACAGCTCGAAATCGTGGCAGCGGCAGGGGAGTTCCTCGCCGAACGGATGCCCGTCGAACGCATCCGTGCCGACCGGTACGCGGAAACATCAGTGCCCGAGCAACTCTGGCGCGAGGGCGCAGAGATGGGTCTGCTCACTCTCGGACTCGACGAGGAGTTCGGTGGGTCTGGCCGGCCATTTGACGACGAGGTGCTGTTGTTCGTCGAGCTCGGTAAGCGCCTCGCACCCGGCCCGTTCCTCGCCTGCACGTTGGCTGCCCGGGTGGCCGCGCGCTGCGGGGACGTGGAGTTGGCGACCCAGATCGGGGAAGGGCGCGCCCTGGTGGCGCTCGCCGTGCTGCGTGGCGACGGTGAAGTCCGGCCCATCAAAGGCACCTTCGACGTGTTCGAACCAGCCGGTGCCTCCCACGCACTCGTGGTTGCCCGCAGCGGGGCTGCACTCATCGGCATCGAGTCGCTCGGCGAACTGACGCCGCTCGTGGCCGCCGACCCCGGCACCCGAATCGCCACCGCCACCGTCGAATCGGCCGAGCCTCGGTACTGGCTGCCCGCCGACGACGAGTGGATCTGGGGGCGGGCCATGGTGCTGACGGCGGCGGTCCTCGCCGGCCTGGCTGCCGCGGCGGGCGCCTCGGCGACCGAACATGCCAAGACACGCGAGCAGTTCGGTAAGCCGATCGGTGTGCATCAGGCCATCAAACACGCCTGCGTCGATATGGAGATCGCCGCCGAGGCCGCACAGGCGCAGACGTTCTTCGCTGCGATCGCGCTGGCCGACGGCCGTGCCGATGCGCTCTTGCAGGTGCTCTCGGCAGTGACTGTCGCCGGCTCGGCGGCTGTCGACAACGCCGCTGCCGGCATCCAGGTGTTCGGCGGTATGGGCTACACCTTCGAGAACGACATGCACCTGTATCTGAAACGTGCGCACGTGTTCCGGCATCTGTTTGCCGAGCCCACCGAGGTGCTGGCCGAGTTGCTGGTGCAGGATCGCGCCCAGTGA
- a CDS encoding acetyl-CoA acetyltransferase, with protein MSRGVAVAGVALSDVGRVDDKSPYELIAQASRRALADAGLTPADVDGLASTGQGTLPPVDVGEYLGLRPRWIDSTAVGGAAWEVMAAHATDAIAAGHADVVLLTYGSTARSDLRKGLRGANINWGARGPLQWEAPYGHTLVSKYAMAARRHMHTYGTTIEQLAEVAASARFNAADNPEAYYRDPITVEDVLSGPMIADPFTKLHCCIRSDGGAAAVLVSADRAKDLKSKPVWVLGTGETTSHMLTSQWDDLTVGPAAVSGPLAFARAGVSPSDVDVAELYDAFTYMLLLTLEDLGFCPKGEGGAFVETGALRLGGALPTNTDGGGLSACHPGQRGLFLLVEAVRQLRGECGPRQVPDAKLACVSGTGGWFCSSGTVILGAEEP; from the coding sequence GTGAGTCGCGGTGTCGCGGTCGCCGGGGTCGCGCTGTCCGACGTCGGTCGGGTCGACGACAAGAGCCCCTATGAGCTGATCGCGCAGGCCAGTCGGCGGGCACTGGCTGATGCCGGCCTGACACCCGCCGATGTCGACGGGCTTGCCTCCACCGGGCAGGGCACGCTGCCGCCGGTCGATGTCGGTGAGTACCTCGGTCTGCGGCCCAGATGGATCGACTCGACTGCCGTCGGTGGTGCGGCGTGGGAGGTGATGGCCGCACACGCCACAGATGCCATTGCCGCCGGACATGCTGACGTGGTCCTGCTCACCTACGGGTCCACCGCGCGCTCAGATCTTCGAAAAGGATTGCGGGGAGCCAACATCAACTGGGGCGCGCGTGGGCCGCTGCAGTGGGAGGCGCCCTACGGGCACACGTTGGTCTCCAAGTACGCGATGGCGGCGCGTCGGCACATGCACACCTACGGCACCACCATCGAGCAGCTGGCCGAGGTCGCGGCTTCGGCACGATTCAACGCCGCGGACAATCCCGAGGCGTACTACCGCGACCCGATCACTGTCGAGGATGTACTGTCTGGGCCGATGATCGCCGACCCGTTCACCAAGCTGCACTGCTGTATCCGCAGTGACGGCGGGGCGGCCGCCGTGCTGGTCAGTGCCGACCGTGCGAAAGATCTTAAAAGTAAACCTGTTTGGGTGCTGGGAACGGGTGAGACCACATCGCACATGCTCACTTCACAGTGGGACGACCTCACTGTCGGCCCAGCCGCGGTCAGCGGGCCCCTGGCCTTCGCACGTGCCGGGGTGTCACCGTCCGACGTCGACGTGGCTGAACTCTACGACGCGTTCACCTACATGTTGTTGCTCACGTTGGAAGACCTCGGCTTCTGTCCGAAGGGGGAGGGCGGCGCATTCGTGGAGACGGGCGCCCTGCGGCTGGGCGGCGCACTGCCCACCAACACCGACGGCGGCGGGCTCTCGGCGTGCCACCCGGGGCAACGCGGACTGTTCCTGCTGGTCGAGGCGGTACGCCAGCTGCGCGGGGAATGCGGGCCGCGCCAGGTGCCCGACGCTAAGCTCGCCTGCGTCAGCGGTACGGGCGGCTGGTTCTGTTCCAGTGGCACCGTGATTCTCGGCGCCGAGGAACCGTAG